CCAGGGCGACTTCTCGCCATCTGCGACCTCGGGCTGCCCCGCGACGTCGACCCCGCGGTTGCTGGGCTACCGGGCGTCAACGTGTTCGATATGGAGTCCCTGCAACGGGACCCGGCGGCAGGCGCGGCATCTTCCGATGCTGCGGCCGCGCGAGAGATCGTCTCCGCCGAACTCTCCGGATACCTCGCCGGTCAACGGCTCGCCGAGGTGACGCCGACAGTGACGGCGCTACGCCAGCGCGCCGCCGAGGTCGTCGAAGCAGAACTCATGCGACTCGATTCGCGACTGCCCAGCCTGGACTCGCCGCAGCGCGACGAGGTTGCCCGGACAGTGCGACGCGTCGTGGACAAGCTCCTGCATTCGCCCACTGTCCGCGTCAAGCAACTAGCCACCACCCCTGGCGGCGACTCCTATGCAGCAGCGCTGCGGGAGTTGTTCGAACTGAGCCCGGGAACGGTCGACGCTGTCGCCAGCCCGATCGAGATCAATGGAATGGAACTCGTGGACGATTTCACTGCCAGCCGGATCGACGGCAAGAAGGGACCACAGCGGTGACCGTCGTAAGAATCGGAACACGAGGAAGCCTGCTCGCAACGACCCAAGCCGACACAGTTCGGCGTGGGTTGATCGCAGCAGGTCTCGATGCAGAACTCGTGATCATCAAAACTGCCGGTGATATGTCGGCCGCTCCGGTACAGACCATCGGAGTAGGCGTGTTCACTGCGGCGTTGCGTGAGGCTCTCACCGACGGCAAGGTCGACATCGCAGTGCACTCCTACAAGGACCTGCCTACCGCTCCCGACGAAAGATTCGTCATTGCTGCGATCCCCGAGCGGGAAGATCCGCGCGACGCGCTGGTCGCTCGTGACGGCCTGGTACTCGGCGAGCTACCCGTGGGAGCAACCGTCGGGACGTCTGCGCCGCGTCGTGCAGCGCAGTTGCGTGCACTCGGCCAGGGTCTCGATGTCAGGCCCCTGCGGGGCAACCTCGACACTCGAATCGGGAAGGTGGCGTCCGGAGAACTCGACGCCGTCGTCGTGGCACGGGCCGGACTCGCTCGGATCGGCAGGCTCGAGGTCATCACCGAAGCACTCGATCCGGTGCAGATGATCTCTGCTCCGGCGCAGGGTGCATTGGCCGTCGAATGCAGGATCGCCGATACTGACCTCATCGAGGCGATTCGCACGCTCGACGACATGAACACGCGAACCTGCGTTGCCGCCGAACGTGGTCTGCTGGCCGAGCTGGAAGCAGGATGCTCGGCTCCGGTGGGTGCCATCGCCGACATCGTCGAGTCCATCGACGAGAGCGGCCGGGTATTCGAAGAATTGTCACTGCGTGCCTGCGTGGCCGCCCTCGACGGCAGCGATTCCATTCGCGCGTCGATCGTCGGTGCCACCGACAATGCAGAGGAGTTGGGCCGCGACCTGGCCCGCGAGATGCTCGATCTCGGCGCCCGCAGGCTGGTCGACATAACCGAGCCGGCAGCTACTTCCTCTGCGCATTCCGGGGGAACCTCCCATGTCTAGCTCGATCACCACACCGGTTTGCGGACGCGCCAAACTCAGGGCCCCTCGGCCCCCGGTCCGCGGCGAATCCATCGCCACTGCACGGTTGATCCCGAAGCGGGGCCCCGCAACCTCGATCGAACTGCAATACCCACACAAGAAAGCACTGGAGAACAACCGATGAGCCCAGTCCGCAAGAATGCCAACGGACGGATCCTGTTCGTGGGATCGGGGCCGGGTGACCCAGCTCTGCTGACGGTCCGAGCCCGCGAAGTACTCGGCTCCGCCGAACTCGCGTTCACCGATCCCGATGTCGACAAGGGCGTTATCGCGCTCGTCGGTCACGATCTTCCGCGCGACCCTGAAACCGGCGAGACCGGAGTCGATGTCCGACCGGCACTCGGTGAGCCGGCCGAGGTCGCCAAAACCCTTCTGGCCGAGGCGAAGAACGGCCACGATGTCGTGCGTCTGGTGTCCGGGGATCCGTTGACCACCGACTCGGTCATTGCCGAGGTCAACGCCGTCGCACGTACACAGGTTCAGTTCGAGGTTCTTCCCGGACTGCCGTCTGGTTCAGCGGTGCCGAGCTACGCCGGAATGGCGTTGGGTTCCGGACACACCGAGGCCGACGTCCGAGGCGAGGTCGACTGGGCGGCACTTGCTGCCGCACCCGGGCCGCTCGTACTGCACGCGACGTCGGGGCACCTGGCCGAGACGGCCAGTGCACTCGTCGAACACGGGCTCGCTCCGCAGACACCCGCGGCCATCACGGTCCGGGGCACGACTCGTCAGCAGCGCACCGTAGAGGCCACTCTCGCCACGTTGAACGATGCAGGCAGTGAGCTCGTAGGTTCGCTCGTCGTCACGGTAGGCAAGGTCGTTTCGGGTCGAAACAAGATGTCCTGGTGGGAGTCTCGCGCACTGTACGGCTGGACCGTTCTAGTGCCACGCACCAAGGATCAGGCAGGCGAGATGAGCGATCGTCTCGTGACGCACGGTGCTATCCCGATCGAGGTTCCGACCATTGCCGTCGAACCTCCGCGTAGCCCCGCTCAGATGGAGCGCTCGGTCAAGGGACTCGTCGACGGCAGGTACCAGTGGGTCGTCTTCACCTCGACCAATGCGGTTCGCGCCGTGTGGGAGAAGTTCGAAGAGTTCGGTCTCGATGCCCGTGCATTTTCGGGTGTGAAGATCGCGTGCGTCGGAGAAGCGACGGCGGAGAAGGTTCGGTCGTTCGGTATCAACCCCGAACTGCTGCCGTCGGGCGAGCAGTCTTCCCTCGGTCTCCTCGAGGACTTCCCGCCGTACGACGAGGTATTCGACCCGGTCAATCGGGTTCTGTTGCCGCGTGCCGATATCGCTACCGAAACGGTTGCCGAAGGGCTTCGTGAGCGCGGGTGGGAGATCGACGATGTCACTGCCTACCGAACCGTGCGCGCTGCGCCGCCTGCCGCCGAGACACGCGAGATGATCAAGACCGGAGGGTTCGACGCGGTGTGCTTCACGTCGAGTTCGACTGTTAGAAATCTCGTCGGTATCGCTGGGAAGCCGCACGCACGCACGCTCGTTGCGTGCATCGGTCCGAAGACGGCAGAGACTGCTGTCGAGTTCGGTCTGCGGGTCGACGTTCAGCCGGAGACCGCGCAGGTCGGTCCGCTCATCGAGGCACTTGCCGAGCATGCTGCGCGTCTGCGTGCCGAAGGTGCATTGCCGCCCCCGCGTAAGAAGAGTCGCAGGCGCTGACGACCACGCTGCGTGGAAATAGCTCTGGTAGAGCTGTTTCCACGCAACTGCACTACGAAGGAGGGCCCGTACAGTTGTTTCCCGTAGACCGCCCCCGCCGACTGCGCCGGACTCCGGCGTTGCGCCGGTTGGTGGCCGAAACGTCTTTGCAAGCGAGGCATCTGGTGCTGCCGATGTTCGTGGCGGACGGGCGCAGTGAGCCGCGAGAGATTTCTTCGATGCCCGGTGTCTTTCAGCACACGCTCGACTCACTGAGCGCTGCGGCTGAAGAGGCCGTGGCGGCGGGCGTAGGTGGTCTGATGCTGTTCGGCGTGCCGCGCCCCGAGGACAAGGATGCGGAGGGTTCCGGAGCAAGTGATCCCGACGGAATCCTCAATCGCGGACTTCGGCGCCTGAAGGCCGATCTCGGTGACTCGACTGTGCTCATGGCGGACACGTGTCTGGACGAATTCACCGACCATGGACACTGCGGCGTACTGACCGCCGACGGCGTTGTGGACAACGATGCGACGCTGGCACGGTACGTCGAGATGGCTCTGTCGCAGGCAGATGCCGGTGCGCATCTATTGGGTCCGAGCGGCATGATGGACGGGCAGGTGGCCGCAATTCGGGAAGGTCTGGATGCGGCAGGCCACGACGCGGTCGGCCAGCTCGCTTATTCGGCCAAGTACGCGTCAGCTTTCTACGGTCCTTTCCGGGAGGCAGTCGGGTCTTCGCTGCAGGGTGATAGGCGTACTTACCAACAGGATTCGGCCAATCGCCGCGAAGCTGCCCATGAAGTCGAGCTCGACTTGGCGGAGGGGGCGGACATGGTGATGGTCAAACCAGCCATGTCGTATCTCGATATTCTGCGAGACATTGCCAATATTTCTCCGGTTCCCGTTGCCGCATATCAGATTTCGGGTGAGTACTCGATGATCACCGCGGCCGCGCAGAACGGTTGGATCGATCGCGACGCGGCAATACTGGAGTCCCTGACCAGCATTCGACGGGCCGGCGCCGATGTGGTGTTGACCTATTGGGCGACGGAAGCAGCTGGGTGGCTATGACCGGGCATGGTGAGAGATGACCGATCCATCGCAGCCCGGAGGCGATAGTCCCCGGCCACAGCCGGACTGGGAACGCTGGGAGGCCGAACACGGCCCGCCGTCGATGAAGATTCCGTCGTTCGATGCCCTGCCGCTCGAGTCCGCCCAACGACCCGCGCCGGTGGACGTCGAGACTTCGCGGCATCTGTGGTGGGGGGTAGCCCTCTTGGGCATGCTCGAGTTGCTGATGACGCTCGTTGTCGTCTACGGCGACAAGTCGATCTTCGCGCAGCAACTCGTCGACGATGTCGCGCTCCAGCAACCGTCCATGCCGTTGACCGCGGAGTCGGCGGAGAGTTACCTGACCGCGGCGCTCGTCTTCATGGTCTTCCTCGGAGTGGGTTTCGGAGCGCTGTTCTTGTTCTGGGTGAACAAGATGCGGCTCGGTCGGATGTGGGCACGGATGGTCCTGACGATGATCGGGACGGTGACAGTGGTTCTTGCCTTGCCTCAGCTGTTCGGACTCGGTTCGGCCGACGGTGCATTGGCGCTGTCGATGGCGGTTGCGGGCATCGCGCAGGGTGTCCTCGCAGCCGGTGCGATCTATCTGATGCATCGCAAGGAGTCCACCGAGTATTTTCTCGCTTCACGCAAGAAGTGACTGTCGGCGTGTCACTTGCGCCCCTCTCTGTTTGTGTGAATAGCATCACTCGGTATCATCCTCGAGTGATCGGATCCCACATGACGCAACCGGAAGTTCGCGAGGTCGAGCAGGAGCGCGGTAAGCCCTGGGCGCTTCTCGGTTTGCTGCTGGCAGTATCGGTCGCGGTTTTCATCATGGCGCTCGGATTCAGTGCGGGTTGACCTGTGGTTTTGTCTTCCGTGGCCGCCTGGGCTAGCGTGACAGCCATCACAGTCGGCGGTCAGGGGAGTCGTATGCAGGTTCGGACCGAGGCCAGGCAAACGCCTCCTGTCGATCGCACCGAGCGTGTGGATCACAGCATGTGGATGGAGTTGCTCTTGATCGGCCTCGTAGTGACCATGGGCATCCTTGCGGCGATCGCGATCGTCCTGCCCGCTGTCGTCAGTAGCTGACGCCTCCGACCCTGGGGGGCTTGCACAGTGGTACGTGGACGCGAGTTCGGTTCGTCGTTGCCGGACATGGAATTGCTGTTCGGCGAGGAAGGCGCTCGCTGGCGGGCGCTGCTGTGGGGGCCACTGTTCTGTGTACTGGTGTTGATGATCGAACTCCTGACCGGCCCCGTTATGCATTGGTTCGCTCTGGCGCTGTTTGCGCTCATCCTGGTCGGATTCACCTACGTACAGGTCAGTGCCGCGCGTAGGCATGTCAGCGTCGCGGTGACGCCTCAGCAATTACGGCAGGGGACCGAGACTCTCGACATCTCGGAAATAGACGAGGTGCTGCCTCCGATCGACTACTCCGATGGCGACTACGAACCGAAGGAGTGGGAGACAGCGCGAGTGCTCGGTGAATTGCATTCGGTGCCGCGTCGACGCACCGCGATAGGTCTCCGGGTGAAAGGTGGGGCTCTCGTGCAGGCATGGGCCAAAGACGACGATGGACTGCGGGCAGCGCT
This region of Rhodococcus sp. PAMC28707 genomic DNA includes:
- the hemC gene encoding hydroxymethylbilane synthase is translated as MTVVRIGTRGSLLATTQADTVRRGLIAAGLDAELVIIKTAGDMSAAPVQTIGVGVFTAALREALTDGKVDIAVHSYKDLPTAPDERFVIAAIPEREDPRDALVARDGLVLGELPVGATVGTSAPRRAAQLRALGQGLDVRPLRGNLDTRIGKVASGELDAVVVARAGLARIGRLEVITEALDPVQMISAPAQGALAVECRIADTDLIEAIRTLDDMNTRTCVAAERGLLAELEAGCSAPVGAIADIVESIDESGRVFEELSLRACVAALDGSDSIRASIVGATDNAEELGRDLAREMLDLGARRLVDITEPAATSSAHSGGTSHV
- a CDS encoding bifunctional uroporphyrinogen-III C-methyltransferase/uroporphyrinogen-III synthase; translated protein: MSPVRKNANGRILFVGSGPGDPALLTVRAREVLGSAELAFTDPDVDKGVIALVGHDLPRDPETGETGVDVRPALGEPAEVAKTLLAEAKNGHDVVRLVSGDPLTTDSVIAEVNAVARTQVQFEVLPGLPSGSAVPSYAGMALGSGHTEADVRGEVDWAALAAAPGPLVLHATSGHLAETASALVEHGLAPQTPAAITVRGTTRQQRTVEATLATLNDAGSELVGSLVVTVGKVVSGRNKMSWWESRALYGWTVLVPRTKDQAGEMSDRLVTHGAIPIEVPTIAVEPPRSPAQMERSVKGLVDGRYQWVVFTSTNAVRAVWEKFEEFGLDARAFSGVKIACVGEATAEKVRSFGINPELLPSGEQSSLGLLEDFPPYDEVFDPVNRVLLPRADIATETVAEGLRERGWEIDDVTAYRTVRAAPPAAETREMIKTGGFDAVCFTSSSTVRNLVGIAGKPHARTLVACIGPKTAETAVEFGLRVDVQPETAQVGPLIEALAEHAARLRAEGALPPPRKKSRRR
- the hemB gene encoding porphobilinogen synthase gives rise to the protein MFPVDRPRRLRRTPALRRLVAETSLQARHLVLPMFVADGRSEPREISSMPGVFQHTLDSLSAAAEEAVAAGVGGLMLFGVPRPEDKDAEGSGASDPDGILNRGLRRLKADLGDSTVLMADTCLDEFTDHGHCGVLTADGVVDNDATLARYVEMALSQADAGAHLLGPSGMMDGQVAAIREGLDAAGHDAVGQLAYSAKYASAFYGPFREAVGSSLQGDRRTYQQDSANRREAAHEVELDLAEGADMVMVKPAMSYLDILRDIANISPVPVAAYQISGEYSMITAAAQNGWIDRDAAILESLTSIRRAGADVVLTYWATEAAGWL